Genomic window (Magnetospirillum sp. 15-1):
AAGAATTTCCGCCCGCTCATGACGCGGCCGACCGTTGAAATCATGAGGAAGATGCCACGCCAGGCGGCGGCGTTCCGACGCAGGGATATCGTCCAGATCAAAGCCGGTTGCCGCGCGGACCGGATTGGCTGCCTTCTCGGTAAAATACCCTTCCGGCAGCCGGTAACGCCTTTCGATCCGGCGAAGAACCTCGAGACTGACCACCGAGCGGGGCGCCTTCGCCCCTCGCGCCCAGGAAACCAGCGTGCTGTGGTGTATGCCGTCCTCCGGCCGGACGACAGCCTTATGGAGGTGATAGATCGTCTCCCCGTGCCGAGCTGCATGCAGTCGCAACGCGGCGCCAAAGTTATCGGGTTCATCCCAAGTGCCTTCCAGCGGCTCGGGAAATTCCACGACCGCCTTGGGAGGCTTCCCCACTGACTTCCGAGGTAAGACGCCCCTCTTCCCTTTACCCTGAGCGGCCGCTTCAGGTCTCAGTTCGGCTTCGGCGACGGAGCGGGATACGGCATCAAAGATCGGCCCCAACTGTGCCCTTGCGGATCGAAGCGGCATGGCTTCGATTGAAAGGGCGGCAGCAACAGCTTCCAGATCTATCTGGGTGCCTCGGTATGGCGGATACTCCCGTCGCGCAAGCAAAGCCACCAGATAGCTCTGAAGCGCTGACGTGACATCAGAAGGCAAAACAGAAGCGAGACGGCGCTCGCAGAACAATGTGATCATGCGAGGCGTCAACGGTGAACGGGCTAATTGCATCGAACTCTTCCGATTTTTACGGGGCCGCTCCGCTATCAGAGATTCGAGTCTCAAGAAATAATTCCAATGGGCTATCAACCCCCTAAACAGAAGCGCCAAGATTTTGGCGTAGTGATGCAGCCCCGCCACCGAATGCACCGAGATTACTGATGGAGAACGCCTTGCCTTCGGTATCGACGTGGCGTTCCCTGTGGTTGGGCACATGCTTCATTACCGGGGATAGATGTCGCCATTATTCCCGTAAATGGACGACCAATATGCCAAATAGATTGGCGGGCCGATATTGGATGCGCTCGCCCCACATTCGACAGGAAAGGGCCGAGAGCGGTCCGGCGGGTTATATCTCCGGCGGATCAATCAGCAGCCATCTCCATCGGCTATCTGTGCGGACGAAGCATTTCGTACCGTGTGGAATATTTGGATAGCTTGATCACTCTTTTCGTGGCCCTAGACCATCCTTCTGGGCACCCCAACCCGCCTTGATGTCAGCGCTGTATTTTCGGCAAACCTGCCAGTAGCGCCGCAACCTGCGACTGACGGCTGGTGCCTGTCTTCGCATAGACAGCCTTGGCCTGGGCGCGCACAGTTTCGGTAGAAACCGCATGGCGAGAAGCAATCTGATCGAGGCTCAAGCCTTCCGTGATGCCACCAGCCACCCTTGCCTCGGCAGGAGTAAGGTCGAATAGCCCCTGGATGAGAGCGGCGTCGGGAGACACCGGCATCGAGATCGGCGTCACCACCAGAATACCGTAACCACCGCCAAAGAGGTCTCGGGCCTGGCCAGTCGTCGGCACCAGATGGGCGACCACCGGTGGTTCATCCACCCCGCCAGCTGGAAATGAGCGCACCGTCGTCGTCGCGGGGCTTTTCAGTTCAGCTGTTGCCTGCCGCAATAGCTTGGTAGCCGCCGGGTCGATGAAAGCCACCCGATCTTGGGCCAGCCAAACCATATGACTCGACAGCGCCTCGATCAGGGCGTTGGCCGCCAACACCCGCCCACCGGCGTCCAACACGGCGGCGGGTAGACCGACTAGGGCCAGGGCTTCCGCCGCCGCCCTGAGCCGCTCCATGCGCCAGCGGACGGCCAACAGCCCCGCCCGCGCCAGGTGGGGTCGAAAGGCGTCAAGGCGCGCCACATCTGTGTCGTCCAATCCGGGCATTCCCTCGCGGCGCTGGACCTGCACGACCACAAAGTCACCACAAGGCACTCGAATAGCCGTAGCAGCACCATGATGCAGTCCTGCCGGCCCTCCCCACTCCGTCATCATCGGGTCGGCGAGAAACTCCTCATCAGTAAACAGATCGAGGTTAGGCCGTAAACTCATAAACAGGCTTCCCCTTCGTCGCGCGTCGTGATTCAACGATTCCCTCTGGCACGGAGGGCATTGATGGCACGGCGGCGGTACGAGTTGACGGATCACGAATGGTCGATCATCGAGCCCTTGCTTCCGAACAAGCCTCGCGGCGTGCCTCGGGTTGATGACCGTCGGGTCCTGAACGGTATCCTGTGGCGGTTCCGCACGGGCTCGCCTTGGGCGGAAGTTCCCGAGCGCTACGGCCCATCGACCACCTGCTACAACCGGTTCGTCCGCTGGCGCAAGGCGGGCGTCTGGGACCGGCTTCTGGAGGAAATCTCCAAGGCTTACGATGGCGACATCATCATGATCGACTCGACCTGTGTCCGCGTTCACCAACACGGGGCCACGGGAAAAAAGGGGCTCTCGACGATGGCAGCATGGGACGTTCCCGTGGGGGGCTCACCAGCAAAATCCACGCGCTCGTCGATGCGGAAGGCCGTCCCGTCACCCTGCGCCTGACCGCCGGGCAGGTCCACGACAGCGTCGAGGCCGAAGCCTTGCTCGATGGAGCCTTGGGCGACGGCTCAACCCTGCTGGCCGACAAGGGCTATGACAGCAACGCCATTCGGGCCTTGGCCGAGAAGAACAAGACCTGGGCCAACATCCCGGTCAGGTCCAACCGCAAGGGCACCTTCGCCTTTTCCGCCTGGGTCTATCGCCAGCGCAATCTGGTCGAACGCTTCTTCAACAAGATCAAACACTTCCGGGGGATCGCCACCCGCTATGACAAAGACCCACGGAATTTCCTCGCCGCCGTAAAGCTCGTCGCCCTGCGCATTTGGTGCGCCGCGTAATGAGTCTACGGCCTAGTGGGCCGACGGGGTTCTCATGGGGTTGGCCGTCTTGCGGGCACCGGACGTCACGGCCGGTACGATGCCGAGACCGCGCGAGCGTATCGCCGCGCGGCTGGGGTTGCTTTTTGCCGCGCTTGCCGCATTCCTGGTTGGAATCATGGCCCTCGCGGTATGGAGCCTGTGGCCGGACGAGGCCGACCGCAGCCTGGGTTGGCTGCTGGCCGGGCTGGTGCCGCTGCTGGTGGGGCTGTCGTTCCTGGCCGGGCTGGTCATCGGCCAGCGGGTCGACCGCCGTCTGGCCGCCCTGGACAGCCCGCCGCCATCCGCCGCCACCGAGTGGTGGAGCGACCCCCTGGGGCTTGATGCGGCCCTGGCCGGTCTGGCCCGGCAATTCAGTCTTTCCCTGCGCGAGGTGGAGCAGCGCGGTCGCACCCTGGTGGCCAATGCCGAACGGGGCGCGCAACTGGGCAGTGCCGAGCGCGACCTGCTGACCGGGGTGGGCATCTGGTCCGACGAATTCCACGCCATTCTCGGGTTGGTACCGGGTAGCTGCGTTCCCTCGCATGAGGTGTTTCTCGAGGTGGTCCATCCCGGTGATCGTGTCGAGGTCGCCGGGATTCTGCGCCAGCTTTGCGCCGAGGGCGGCCGGCGCGAGGATGACTTCCGCATCATCCGTCCCGATGGCGAGGTACGGATGCTGCACGGCCGGATCGAGGTGTCGTGCGACGCGGCCGGTCGGCCGGTGCGCCTGGAGGGCACTCTTCAGGACATCACCGAACGCAAGCGTCTGGAAAACGAACTGGATGGCCTGATCCGCGAATTGTGGCGTTCCAACGAGGAACTGGAGCAGTTCGCCTATGTGGCTTCCCACGATCTGCGCCAGCCGCTCCGGGTGGTGGGCAGTTACGTCTCGCTGCTGGAAGAGGAACTGATGGGCAGTCTGGGCGGCGAGTCCCTGGAATACATGGGCTTCGTCCGCGACGGCGTTCGGCGCATGGATCGGCTGATCACCGACCTGCTGGCCTATTCGCGGGTGGGCCGGGTCATCGGCGATGCGCCGTTCGCGGTGGCCGAGGCGGTGGAATCCGCCCTGCTCGACCTGCAGATCGAGATCGAGGATGCCGACGCCCGCGTGGTGGTGGCTCCGGGGCTGCCCACCCTTTACGGGGATCGCGGCGAGATGGAGCGTCTGTTCCTCAATCTTATCGGCAACGCGCTGAAATACCGCCGTCCCGACCAGCCGGCCCTGGTGTCGGTGGAGTGCGAGGACGCGGGCGGCGAGTGGTTGTTCCGGGTTCGCGACAACGGCATCGGCATTCCCCCCGAGCATGCCGAGCGGGTCTTCGGCATCTTTCAGCGCCTCCACGCCCGCGACGAGTACGAAGGCACCGGCGTCGGGCTGGCCATCGTCAAGAAGATCGTCGACCGTCACGGCGGCACCATCCGGGTCGAGCCCCAGGAGGGGCCGGGGGCGGTGCTGGCCTTCAATTGGCCCAAGGGTCCCCGACAGACCGAACCGGAAGGTTGAAAGGCTGCGGGGTCTTGCGCCGGCCGGTGAATTGATACAGGGTCTATGTCAGGACCGAAACATCAAGGCGGCGACGTGGCTTCCAAGGATATTCACGACATCCTGCTGGTCGAGGACGACCCGGGTGATGCCGGTCTGGTTCGCATCGCGCTCCGGCGGTCGCGCCATGTCTGCCGCCTCCATCACGTCAAGGACGGTGGCGAGGCCATGGAGTTCCTGCGCCAGAGCGCCGTGCACGGCCAGGCGCCGCGCCCCGATCTGATCCTGCTCGACCTCAACCTGCCGGGCCGCAACGGCCATGAAATCCTCGAGGAAATCCGGGCCGACACCACGCTTGCCTCCATTCCGGTGGTGATCCTCTCCACCTCGGGGGCCGAACGTGACATCAAGAAGGCCTATGCCCTGGGGGCCAGCAGCTACGTGTCCAAGCCCATGGATGTGGAGGCCTTCACCGCGGCCATCCATTCCATCGAGGATTTCTGGTTCGGCACCGCCCAATTGCCCACATGAGCGCTCCTCCCATCCGGGTCCTGCTGCTGGAGGACGATCCCGCCGACGCCCGGCTGGTGGGCCAGATGCTGCGCCGGGTCAAGACGCCGCCGTTCGAGGTCACCGTGGTGGGCCGTCTTGCCCAGGCGGTGGAGCGTCTGTCCGACCCCAGCATCGCCTTCGACGTGGTGCTGGCCGATTTGGGGGTGCCGGATTCGGCGGGCATCGCCACCCTGGACGCCCTGACCCAGGCGGCGCCCCGTCTGCCGGTGGTGGTGCTGACCGGCAACGACGACGACGCCATCGCCCTGGAGGCGTTGAAGCGCGGTGCCCAGGACTATCTGGTCAAGGGTCTGGGTGACGCCTTCATCCTGTCGCGCGTGGTGCGCTACGCCATCGAGCGCAAGATCGGCGAGGAAGTGCTGCGCGAGGCCCGCGACAGCGCCGAACAGGCGGCGCGGGCCAAATCGGTGTTTCTGGCCATGATGGGCCACGAGATCCGCACCCCGCTCAACGGCGTGCTGGGCATGGCGCGCCTGCTGCTGGAAAGCGGCCTCGACCAGCGGCAGAAGGCCTTCGCCGAGACCCTGGTCTCGTCGGGGGAATTGCTGCTGGGGCTGGTCAACGACATCCTGGATTTCGCCCGCCTCGACGCCGAGGGCATGACCTTGGCGATCGAGCCCTTCGACGTGCTCGACACCATCGAGGAGGTGCGGCTGGTACTGGCGTCGCGCGCCGCCGAAAAGGATCTGGCGCTGTCCTGCCGCTTTGGCGCGGGGGTGCGCCGGCAGGTGGCGGGCGACCGCCTGCGCTTGCGGCAGATTCTGTTCAATCTGGTGGGTAACGCCATCAAGTTCACCGATCGCGGCGGCGTGGAGATCGGCGTCGAACCCCTGGCTACCCAGGAGGGGCAGGTGCTGCGCTTCCTGGTCAAGGATTCCGGCATCGGCATCGAGCCCGAGATCGGGGCGCAACTGTTCACCGAATTCTGGCAGGGCGACAGCGGTGCCGCCCGGCGCTTCGCCGGCGCCGGTCTGGGGCTGTCCATCTGCAAGCGCCTGGTCGACCTGATGGGGGGCGTCATCGGCTATGACAGTCTGCCGGGCCAGGGCACCACCTTCCGCGTCGACCTGCCGCTGGCGCCGGCCGAAGCCCCGTCCGCCGACCGAGCGGCGGCGGCGGAGCGGCCCTGTCGCGTCCTGCTGGTGGACGACAACGAGGTCAACCGCGAGGTGGCCGCCGGGCTGCTGGAGCGGCGCGGCCATCAGGTGGTGTGCGTCCGTGACGGCTACGAGGCCGTCGAGGCGGCGGCGCGGGGCGGCTTCGATCTGGTGCTGCTCGACATGCGCATGCCCGGCATGGACGGCATCGCGACCGCCAGGGCCATTCGCGCCCTGCCCGGCGACGACGGCAAGGTGCCTCTCTACCTGCTGACCGCCAATCCGGTGAAGGAGGACGAGGCGCGCTGGCGCGAGGCGGGTATTCTCGACTGTCTCGCCAAGCCGTTCCGGTTCGACGATATCGGGCGCCTGCTGGCCGGCCTGGGCGGCGCGCCGCCGCCGAGCGAGCCCGAGCCCAAACTGGTGGAGGTGGCCGGTCTGCTGTCGGATATGGGCGATCTCGGCCGCGACCGTTTGATCGGGCTGGTGGAACTGTTCCGCTCGTCGTCCTCGGCCGACCTCGCCGCCCTGCGCAGCCACGCCCAGGCCGGGCGGCTGGCCGAGGCCGGGCAACTGGCCCATCGCATGGCCAGCGCCGCCTCCAGCCTCCATCTGATGCCGTTGGCCGCCAAATGCCGCGCGGTGGAGGACGCGGCGCGGGCCGAAGACCCGGACACCCCCGCCCAGGCGGAGGAACTGGCCGGTCTGTGGGAACGCTCCCTGGCGGCGGTGGGGCGGGTGTTGGACCTGTAGGGGTCAGCTCACCAGCTTGCGGATCAGGTCGCCCATCTCGCCCAGCGGCAGGATGGCCTTGCACAGCCCGGTCTGGGCGACGGCGGCCGGCATGCCGTAGACCACGCAGGTCGCCTCGTCCTGGGCATAGAGCTGGCCGCCGGCCTCGGCCAGCACCCGGCCGCCCTTGGCCCCGTCGGTGCCCATGCCGGTCAGTACCACCGCCGCGGCCCGGTTGCCCCAGATGGCGGAGATGCTGCGGAACATGGGGTCCACCGCCGGCTTGCAGAAATTCTCGGGCGGGGCGTCCGACAGCTTGATCAGCAATTCGCCGCCCTTGCGCTCGGCCAGCATGTGCTTGCCGCCGGGAGCGACATAGACCCGGCCGGCGACGATCTTTTCGCCATCCTTGCCCTCGGCCGAGGGCAGGCCGCTGGTCTGGGCGATATGCTCGGCCAGGATGCCGGTGAAGGTGGGCGGCATGTGTTGGGTGATCAGGATCGGTATCCGGGGCTTGATGGTGCGCAGCTTGGCGAAGATATCGAACAGCGCCTGCGGCCCGCCGGTCGACGAGCCGATGGCCAGCACTTCCACCGGGCCGGATGGCGGGATGGTGGCGGGACGGGGGGGATGGCGGCGGCCGGCCGGGTGGTGGCGGCGGGGGTGGCGGGGCGCAGCTTGCGGGCGGCGAGGCTCTTGATCTTGTCGATCAGTTCGCGCTTGAAGCCGGCATCGGCGCCGGCCGAGGGCTTGGGGATATAGTCGGCGGCGCCGGCCCGCAGCGCCTGAAAGGTGACGGTGGCGCCCCGCTGGGTCAGCGACGACAGCATGATCACCTTGACGCCCGGTACCGCCTTCAGGATGCCGGGCAGGGCGGTCAGCCCATCCATGACCGGCATCTCGATGTCCAGCACCACCACGTCCACCGGCGTGCGGGCCAGGGCGGCGATGGCCTGTTCGCCGTTGGAGGCCTGGGCCGCCACCGTGATCGCCGGCTCCTCGGCCAGGATGCGGCCCACCAGGCTGCGGACGATGGCGGAATCGTCGACCAGCATGACCTTGATGGAGCCGGAGGCGGGAACGGAGCCGGATATGGGCGGTTTGGAGGAGCCAGGAAGCATGCGGCCCCTTTAGATGTACATTTCACTCATATTCAATGGTAGGCACGCTTCGGTGGGCTTGTCCATGGGCACAACGGCGCAGAAACCTACCTCCCTGGCTCTTGACTATACTCCGTTAGTATGTAAGTATTATCACCAGGGAGACCAATGGCGACGCTGATGCGTATCCGGTGGCGCCGATCGGCAGAGGACGAGAATTTCCCGCCCACCGTCAACGGGTGGCCGATCTCCAGTATCAGACCTTCGCGAAGAAGGCGTATCGCAGACTGTCGCGGATGAAGAAATCGCATCCGCGACCTTCTTTTTTCTCCTGGCAGACGTCGCCGATGGAGCAGCTCCATCCGGTCCAGTAGGTGCAATCCCGGCATTCCCGCCGCATGGCCTTCTCACCCGACACTCTGTTCTCCATGCTCTGTTGGCGGGCGGAGAATAGCGGCGGAGTGCGACGGTTCCGTGACGGCGGGATGACTGTTTCGGGTCGGGATATCGCAGCGATTACGGTTTGGCGACTGCCTCAAGATCGAAGGTCACCGCTACTTGCAGCGCCACCATGTCGCCTGACTTCCACTCGCCCTGGCCAACACCGAAATCGGTGCGGACGATGTCCAGGCGGCCCTTGGCGTGGGCCTGGCCGCTGGTGAGGTCCAGGGTGAAGGGCAGGACGACACTTTTGCCCATGCCGCGGATGGTCAGGGTGCCGGGCGTCTCGAAGGCGTTGGCGCCCTTGGTCTTGAAGCCGGCGGCCTCGAAACGGGCCTTGGGGAAGGCCTTGGTGTCGAACCATTCGGCGCCGGGCAGCGACTGGTCCTTCTGGGCGTCGCCGGTCTGGGCGCTGGCCATGTCGATGTCCACCGTCACCTTGGCGGCTTCGGGCTTGGCCGGGTCGTAGTCGATCCTGGCGCTCCAGCGGGTGAACTTGCCCTCGAACGGACTGCCGCCCTGGCTGCCGACGAAGCCGAGGCGGCTCCTGGCGGCATCGACATTCCATTCGGCGGCGCTGGCGGTACCACCCCACAGCAGGGCGGCGATCAGGGGGATGCAGGCAAAGGCTTTCATCATTC
Coding sequences:
- a CDS encoding PAS domain-containing sensor histidine kinase; this encodes MALAVWSLWPDEADRSLGWLLAGLVPLLVGLSFLAGLVIGQRVDRRLAALDSPPPSAATEWWSDPLGLDAALAGLARQFSLSLREVEQRGRTLVANAERGAQLGSAERDLLTGVGIWSDEFHAILGLVPGSCVPSHEVFLEVVHPGDRVEVAGILRQLCAEGGRREDDFRIIRPDGEVRMLHGRIEVSCDAAGRPVRLEGTLQDITERKRLENELDGLIRELWRSNEELEQFAYVASHDLRQPLRVVGSYVSLLEEELMGSLGGESLEYMGFVRDGVRRMDRLITDLLAYSRVGRVIGDAPFAVAEAVESALLDLQIEIEDADARVVVAPGLPTLYGDRGEMERLFLNLIGNALKYRRPDQPALVSVECEDAGGEWLFRVRDNGIGIPPEHAERVFGIFQRLHARDEYEGTGVGLAIVKKIVDRHGGTIRVEPQEGPGAVLAFNWPKGPRQTEPEG
- a CDS encoding response regulator, producing the protein MSAPPIRVLLLEDDPADARLVGQMLRRVKTPPFEVTVVGRLAQAVERLSDPSIAFDVVLADLGVPDSAGIATLDALTQAAPRLPVVVLTGNDDDAIALEALKRGAQDYLVKGLGDAFILSRVVRYAIERKIGEEVLREARDSAEQAARAKSVFLAMMGHEIRTPLNGVLGMARLLLESGLDQRQKAFAETLVSSGELLLGLVNDILDFARLDAEGMTLAIEPFDVLDTIEEVRLVLASRAAEKDLALSCRFGAGVRRQVAGDRLRLRQILFNLVGNAIKFTDRGGVEIGVEPLATQEGQVLRFLVKDSGIGIEPEIGAQLFTEFWQGDSGAARRFAGAGLGLSICKRLVDLMGGVIGYDSLPGQGTTFRVDLPLAPAEAPSADRAAAAERPCRVLLVDDNEVNREVAAGLLERRGHQVVCVRDGYEAVEAAARGGFDLVLLDMRMPGMDGIATARAIRALPGDDGKVPLYLLTANPVKEDEARWREAGILDCLAKPFRFDDIGRLLAGLGGAPPPSEPEPKLVEVAGLLSDMGDLGRDRLIGLVELFRSSSSADLAALRSHAQAGRLAEAGQLAHRMASAASSLHLMPLAAKCRAVEDAARAEDPDTPAQAEELAGLWERSLAAVGRVLDL
- a CDS encoding response regulator, with product MASKDIHDILLVEDDPGDAGLVRIALRRSRHVCRLHHVKDGGEAMEFLRQSAVHGQAPRPDLILLDLNLPGRNGHEILEEIRADTTLASIPVVILSTSGAERDIKKAYALGASSYVSKPMDVEAFTAAIHSIEDFWFGTAQLPT
- a CDS encoding YceI family protein, which codes for MMKAFACIPLIAALLWGGTASAAEWNVDAARSRLGFVGSQGGSPFEGKFTRWSARIDYDPAKPEAAKVTVDIDMASAQTGDAQKDQSLPGAEWFDTKAFPKARFEAAGFKTKGANAFETPGTLTIRGMGKSVVLPFTLDLTSGQAHAKGRLDIVRTDFGVGQGEWKSGDMVALQVAVTFDLEAVAKP
- a CDS encoding helix-turn-helix transcriptional regulator translates to MSLRPNLDLFTDEEFLADPMMTEWGGPAGLHHGAATAIRVPCGDFVVVQVQRREGMPGLDDTDVARLDAFRPHLARAGLLAVRWRMERLRAAAEALALVGLPAAVLDAGGRVLAANALIEALSSHMVWLAQDRVAFIDPAATKLLRQATAELKSPATTTVRSFPAGGVDEPPVVAHLVPTTGQARDLFGGGYGILVVTPISMPVSPDAALIQGLFDLTPAEARVAGGITEGLSLDQIASRHAVSTETVRAQAKAVYAKTGTSRQSQVAALLAGLPKIQR